The Mycobacteriales bacterium DNA segment GCGGGACCTGGAGCGGCTCTGGGGTGTGTCCACTTCGGACTGGGAGACGGTCGCGGTGACCGCGGTGCCGGCCGCGCTGCCGGCCGCGCCGCCACCGCTGCGGTTGCGGCAACCGGTCGAGCTCGGCGACGGCCTGTACGTCGCCGGCGACCACCGCGACACCCCGTCCATCCAGGGTGCGATGGTGTCGGGGAAGCGGGCCGCGGCCGCGGTCCTGCGGGCACGGCGGACGGAGAGCGCGGCGTGAACATCCTGGCGACCTCGGGCGGCTTCCGGCCCGGCCGGCGCACCGCGCTCACCGTCGGGCCGATGATCGACTACGCCTTCGAGCTGGCCGGCAACCCCGAGCGGCCCAAGTTCTGCTACGTCGGCACCGCGCTCGGCGACAACCCGTCGATGACCAAGGCCACGTACGACGCGTTCATCGGCCGGGACGTCCGGGTCTCCGCGCTGGCCGCGTTCCCGATGCCGACGGTCGACGACGTCCGGGCCCACCTGTTGGACCAGGACGTGGTCTGGGTCGGCGGCGGCAGCGTGGCCGGCCTGCTCGCGATCTGGCGGCTGCACGGCTGGGACGAGATCTTCCGCGAGGTCTGGGAGGCCGGCGTCGTGCTCGGCGGCGTGTCCGCGGGCTCGCTGTGCTGGCACATCGGCGGCACCACCGACTCGTTCGGCCCGGAGCTGCGCCCGGTGACCAACGGCCTGGCCCTGCTGCCCTACTCCAACGGCGTCCACTACGACTCGGAGGAGCAGCGCCGCCCGCTCTACCAGCAGCTGATCGCCGACGGGGTGCTGCCGGCCGGGTACGCCACCGACGACGGCGTCGGCCTGCACTACCGCGGCACGGAGATGGTCGAGGCGGTCTCCGACCGCCCCGGCAAGAACGCCTACCGGGTCGAGCGGGGCCGCGACGGCACGGCGATCGAAGAGGTCATCACGCCCCGCGTGCTCGGGTAGTCGCGAGCTCTCTCTCGGCGTCCACCTGCTTGCGGGCCAGCGCGCCCGGCCACCAGACGATCCGGCCGAGGTCGTAGACCAGCGCCGGCACCAGCAGCGAGCGCACCA contains these protein-coding regions:
- a CDS encoding peptidase E; amino-acid sequence: MNILATSGGFRPGRRTALTVGPMIDYAFELAGNPERPKFCYVGTALGDNPSMTKATYDAFIGRDVRVSALAAFPMPTVDDVRAHLLDQDVVWVGGGSVAGLLAIWRLHGWDEIFREVWEAGVVLGGVSAGSLCWHIGGTTDSFGPELRPVTNGLALLPYSNGVHYDSEEQRRPLYQQLIADGVLPAGYATDDGVGLHYRGTEMVEAVSDRPGKNAYRVERGRDGTAIEEVITPRVLG